A single Vallitalea okinawensis DNA region contains:
- a CDS encoding peroxiredoxin translates to MERLVGKPAPSFEMNAVTGDGKEFIKVSLDDYKGKWLVMFFYPLDFTFVCPTEITGFSKAYDQFKELGAELLTVSTDSQYSHQAWIQNGLGEIKFPMAADMTKKVSEQYGVLVEEEGISLRGLFIVDPEGTLKYSVVHDLNVGRSVDETIRVLKAFQSGGLCALGWQEGDNHL, encoded by the coding sequence ATGGAAAGATTAGTTGGTAAACCAGCTCCATCATTTGAAATGAATGCAGTTACTGGAGACGGTAAGGAGTTTATTAAGGTAAGTCTTGATGATTATAAGGGTAAATGGCTTGTTATGTTTTTTTATCCATTAGACTTCACATTTGTTTGCCCTACTGAAATCACAGGATTTAGTAAAGCATATGATCAATTTAAAGAGTTAGGTGCTGAACTACTAACAGTAAGTACGGATAGCCAATACTCTCATCAAGCATGGATTCAAAATGGTTTAGGCGAGATCAAATTCCCTATGGCTGCAGATATGACAAAAAAAGTATCTGAGCAATATGGTGTTTTAGTAGAAGAAGAAGGTATTTCTTTAAGAGGTCTATTCATTGTAGATCCTGAAGGAACTTTAAAATATTCTGTAGTTCATGACTTAAATGTAGGTCGTAGTGTTGATGAAACAATTCGTGTATTAAAAGCTTTCCAAAGTGGTGGTCTTTGTGCCTTAGGATGGCAAGAAGGCGACAATCACTTATAA
- a CDS encoding AraC family transcriptional regulator: MSFYKVLIKKCRLYHYSTSFSVRVVQNQQCTFSLPSDIATADHLLGIDTIKDLSGLYNDPFKAFYYKNSYDECFILMHCRQYLIVVGPILTAPILEGELNTIIMNNKLSIKHKTNFSKYYNSLPLIDQNRYYYSGKLLEQLIHPTNLITIDDDSEEEETFIPDEYFINTVENRQSMFHHPPYFLEQELVNKIKEGNIKQAKSILNEINRLKRAKLTDNPIRSIKNSLICSTTIFTRAIIEGGVDPESAFTLSDTFIHNIEKSNDVAHLIQMEYKIVEDMISAKNNMSSNKYSPPIQRALTYIHDHLTEKITLDRVANFIYVHPNYLSSLFIKEVGSSFKEYINKKRIEEAKYYIRYTTTPLSDVATFFHFCNQSYFTQQFKKYTSLTPNQYRTKYMK, translated from the coding sequence TTGAGTTTTTATAAAGTTTTAATAAAAAAATGTCGTCTTTATCATTATTCTACCTCTTTCAGTGTTAGAGTAGTGCAAAATCAACAATGTACATTTAGCTTACCTAGCGATATTGCAACAGCTGATCATCTTTTGGGTATTGATACTATTAAAGATCTTTCCGGACTATATAATGATCCATTTAAAGCTTTTTATTATAAAAATAGTTATGATGAATGTTTTATTCTTATGCATTGTCGCCAGTACCTAATCGTAGTTGGTCCAATATTAACTGCTCCTATACTTGAAGGTGAGTTGAATACAATTATCATGAACAATAAGCTTTCTATTAAGCATAAAACTAACTTTAGTAAATATTATAACTCACTTCCCCTTATTGATCAGAACCGTTATTACTATAGCGGTAAGTTATTGGAGCAACTTATACACCCTACCAATCTAATAACTATTGATGATGACAGTGAGGAGGAAGAGACTTTTATACCTGATGAATATTTTATTAATACGGTTGAAAATAGGCAATCCATGTTTCATCATCCTCCTTATTTTCTTGAGCAAGAACTTGTTAACAAGATTAAAGAAGGGAATATAAAGCAGGCTAAGTCCATACTTAATGAAATTAATCGTTTAAAAAGAGCTAAATTAACGGACAACCCCATTCGCTCTATTAAGAATTCTTTGATCTGCTCGACAACTATCTTTACCAGAGCTATTATAGAAGGGGGTGTAGATCCAGAATCTGCTTTTACTCTTAGCGATACCTTCATTCATAACATTGAGAAAAGCAATGATGTTGCCCATCTCATTCAAATGGAATATAAAATAGTGGAAGATATGATCAGTGCAAAGAATAACATGTCCAGTAATAAATACTCACCACCCATTCAAAGGGCTCTTACCTATATCCATGACCATTTAACCGAGAAAATCACCTTGGATCGAGTAGCTAACTTTATATACGTTCACCCCAATTACTTATCTTCTTTATTCATCAAAGAAGTTGGATCATCTTTTAAGGAATATATCAATAAGAAAAGAATTGAAGAAGCTAAATACTATATTCGTTATACAACAACTCCATTATCTGATGTAGCCACCTTTTTTCACTTTTGTAATCAAAGTTATTTTACACAACAATTTAAAAAATATACCAGTCTAACACCCAATCAATACCGAACAAAATATATGAAGTAA
- a CDS encoding extracellular solute-binding protein, with amino-acid sequence MKKLLSITLIVLLLASLFVGCTNDEPKTDEGTTQNETNKEETKDEPKEEVSTEKQVIKFAAQADSTPATQAVIDAFNSSQEEFVVEWVEFTNDSAQMHDQLITSLSSGSDEYDVLSMDVVWAGEFAGAGYIEPLDVKMSEAGINAADYNAGSMTAGNYKGKQYTLPFFSDLGLLYYRSDIVSAEEAAVLESGDYTYADLAAMAEKYVGEGGTDFGFVYQSKQYEGLTCNVTEFTKGYTDIEAGLETMKTFTEASWTPEDILNYTEGETHTQFTEGKAVFARNWPYQYGIIKGEESPLTPEQTGVAPLPNGGTVGGWLLGLNKNSDVAEGAWTFLQFVTGTEGQKIMATQGGYLPGYNVVLSDEEVKANNEMLQFDGFQKALTSTLSRPVSPEYSKTSDEVQVNTHKYLSGSSDLESTVAALENSLK; translated from the coding sequence ATGAAAAAATTACTATCTATTACTTTAATAGTTCTACTATTAGCATCATTATTTGTTGGATGTACAAATGATGAGCCAAAAACAGATGAAGGTACAACACAAAATGAAACTAATAAAGAAGAAACTAAAGATGAGCCGAAAGAAGAAGTTTCAACTGAGAAACAAGTGATTAAATTTGCTGCTCAAGCGGATTCAACTCCGGCTACTCAAGCAGTGATTGATGCATTCAACTCTTCTCAAGAAGAATTTGTTGTTGAGTGGGTAGAATTTACTAATGATTCAGCTCAAATGCATGATCAATTAATTACTTCATTATCAAGTGGGTCTGATGAATATGATGTTCTTTCAATGGATGTTGTTTGGGCTGGAGAATTTGCTGGTGCAGGCTATATCGAGCCATTAGATGTTAAAATGAGTGAGGCTGGTATTAACGCAGCTGACTACAATGCAGGTTCAATGACTGCAGGTAACTATAAAGGAAAACAATATACACTTCCATTCTTCTCAGATTTAGGATTATTATACTATCGTTCTGATATTGTATCTGCTGAAGAAGCAGCTGTACTAGAAAGTGGCGATTACACGTACGCTGACTTAGCAGCTATGGCTGAGAAATATGTTGGTGAAGGCGGTACTGATTTTGGTTTCGTATACCAATCTAAGCAATATGAAGGTTTAACTTGTAACGTAACAGAATTCACAAAAGGTTATACTGATATTGAAGCTGGTTTAGAAACAATGAAAACATTTACTGAAGCATCTTGGACACCAGAAGATATCTTAAATTATACAGAAGGTGAAACACATACACAATTCACTGAAGGTAAAGCAGTATTTGCCCGTAACTGGCCTTACCAATATGGTATCATTAAAGGAGAAGAATCTCCATTAACTCCTGAACAAACTGGTGTTGCTCCACTGCCAAATGGTGGAACAGTAGGTGGATGGTTACTTGGTCTTAATAAAAACTCAGATGTAGCTGAAGGTGCTTGGACATTCTTACAATTTGTAACTGGTACAGAAGGTCAAAAGATCATGGCTACTCAGGGGGGTTACTTACCAGGTTACAACGTAGTATTATCTGATGAAGAGGTTAAAGCCAATAACGAAATGTTACAATTCGATGGATTCCAAAAAGCATTAACATCTACTTTATCAAGACCTGTATCTCCAGAGTACTCAAAAACATCTGATGAAGTTCAAGTTAATACACACAAATATTTATCAGGTTCTAGTGATTTAGAATCAACAGTAGCAGCATTAGAAAATAGTTTAAAATAA
- a CDS encoding carbohydrate ABC transporter permease, with protein sequence MRKMGFKEFLFILPILILLTVFSLWPILQTFSYSFFDYRLNDQQKSGLYLSDKYNVDLFMETSDYVKFYLNGEKDVVDEEGAKIIGETIALVDEQQALFEGKTGVIELTGDESDKVGSFNATLEENINILVNQYELVNESNYQYIIEELNTSLISSNFTGLKGYSDAIKDDRVHNALINTIIFTIASITIEFILGLGLAVIMNKSIRGRGAVRTISIIPWAIPTAVAALMWSYLYDGASGVIAQMFENIGLIASSEELLLSSTGAMISAIMADVWKTTPYMALLLLAGFQTIPGSVYESAKVDGSGPVYTFFKITLPLIKHSILVALLFRTLDAFRVFDLIYVLTGGGPGGSTETMSVYAYKLMFGQTNFGYGSVIVIIMFLCVALITTLFVKVLGTDLMDTN encoded by the coding sequence ATGCGTAAAATGGGTTTTAAAGAATTTTTATTTATTTTACCTATCTTAATTTTACTAACAGTATTTTCACTATGGCCTATACTTCAGACTTTTTCTTATTCTTTTTTTGATTATAGGCTAAATGATCAGCAAAAATCAGGATTATATCTTTCAGATAAATATAATGTTGATTTGTTTATGGAAACAAGTGATTATGTAAAGTTCTATTTAAATGGAGAAAAAGATGTAGTCGATGAAGAGGGTGCCAAGATAATTGGTGAAACGATAGCTTTAGTTGACGAGCAACAAGCATTATTTGAAGGAAAAACAGGAGTCATTGAGTTAACTGGTGATGAATCAGATAAAGTGGGAAGTTTTAATGCTACTTTAGAGGAAAATATAAATATATTAGTTAATCAATATGAATTAGTCAATGAAAGTAACTATCAATACATTATTGAAGAACTAAATACATCACTCATTTCTTCAAACTTTACTGGTTTAAAAGGATATAGTGATGCAATAAAAGATGACAGAGTTCACAATGCCTTAATTAATACGATAATTTTTACAATAGCATCGATTACAATTGAGTTTATTCTAGGTCTTGGGTTAGCTGTTATAATGAATAAATCCATTCGTGGTAGAGGTGCTGTTCGTACAATTTCCATTATTCCATGGGCTATTCCAACAGCTGTTGCAGCCTTAATGTGGAGTTATTTATATGACGGTGCAAGTGGGGTCATTGCACAAATGTTTGAGAATATTGGCTTGATTGCTAGTTCGGAAGAGTTACTATTGTCATCAACAGGTGCGATGATATCAGCCATCATGGCAGATGTATGGAAGACAACTCCTTATATGGCTTTACTATTATTAGCTGGTTTTCAAACAATACCTGGATCAGTTTATGAAAGTGCAAAGGTTGACGGATCTGGACCGGTCTACACTTTCTTTAAAATAACCTTACCATTAATTAAGCACTCGATTCTTGTTGCTTTATTATTTAGAACACTAGATGCCTTTAGGGTATTTGATTTGATTTATGTATTAACAGGTGGAGGACCAGGTGGATCGACAGAAACCATGTCAGTCTATGCTTATAAATTGATGTTTGGTCAAACAAACTTTGGTTATGGATCTGTTATCGTTATCATTATGTTCTTATGCGTAGCATTGATTACAACACTCTTTGTAAAAGTGCTAGGTACAGACTTAATGGATACAAATTAG
- a CDS encoding carbohydrate ABC transporter permease — MKDTKYNVILYIVIAVYLAVIVFPFFWIFITSFKPTAEIFGEGAFSIIADNPTLSHFKSVIFEKNMLQAIKNSLIVSVVTTVYVVAVSTLAAYAITRFKFKGKNLLLGLILAVSMFPQMVVVGPIYNLFMELGLTNSYGVVLAYSTITLPIAVWILVAHLNKIPLSLEESAKIDGASAFKTLYKVVLPLATPGIATASIIVFINAWNEFLLTITLNTNKEYHTVPVAISFLRTQFQILWGEVAAATIVVTIPTLIIVLLFQKQIVSGLTSGAIKE; from the coding sequence ATGAAAGATACGAAGTATAATGTAATTCTATATATTGTTATTGCGGTATACTTAGCAGTGATCGTCTTTCCATTCTTTTGGATATTCATTACATCTTTCAAACCAACGGCAGAAATTTTTGGTGAAGGTGCATTTAGTATCATTGCTGACAACCCGACTTTAAGTCACTTCAAATCAGTTATTTTTGAAAAAAATATGTTACAAGCAATTAAAAACAGTTTAATTGTTTCTGTTGTGACAACTGTATACGTGGTAGCTGTATCCACATTAGCTGCCTATGCCATTACTCGGTTTAAATTTAAAGGAAAAAACTTATTATTAGGTCTGATCTTAGCAGTATCCATGTTCCCACAAATGGTAGTAGTAGGTCCGATTTATAATCTGTTCATGGAGTTAGGATTAACAAATAGCTATGGTGTTGTATTAGCGTATTCAACTATTACACTGCCAATAGCAGTATGGATTCTCGTTGCTCACTTAAACAAAATACCACTTTCATTAGAGGAGTCTGCAAAGATCGATGGTGCATCTGCCTTTAAAACTTTATATAAAGTGGTACTGCCTTTAGCAACGCCCGGTATAGCAACGGCCTCCATCATTGTTTTTATTAATGCTTGGAATGAATTCTTATTAACAATAACATTAAACACCAACAAAGAATATCATACAGTGCCTGTAGCCATCTCTTTCTTAAGAACACAATTCCAAATTCTTTGGGGTGAAGTGGCGGCAGCGACAATTGTTGTAACAATACCAACATTAATTATCGTACTTTTATTCCAAAAACAAATTGTATCAGGTCTTACATCTGGTGCCATTAAAGAGTAG
- a CDS encoding glycoside hydrolase family 65 protein, with translation MSWLVQDKIYEDNKVLLKNESLFNVSNGYIGVRGNFEEGYEAGFDTIRGTYLNAFYEVEPITYGEKLYGFPDTKQKILNVIDSQTIHLYIEGEYFSLHQGEVLDFTRTLDMKEGSVTRSIHWRSPKGHEVKITIERLASFNTLELFLIRYTVEAVNFDGEIKFLSSVDGDIVNYTDETDPRTGGGHGKCYEQYDAKVVENMIQVSTTTIHSKLKATCTCHHHLNETCELNFEKHERKVTAIISTDIERSQKITLTKYNVYTDDRRHERPEEDGKELLKKVIYREFDFYLDEQIQYLKKFWKSADITIQGDEDLQQGIHYNVYQLLQSVGKDKYSNIAAKGMSGEGYEGHYFWDTEIYIFPFFLLTQPELAKKLLIYRHSILDGARNRAKEMGHERGALYPWRTINGDECSPFFPAGTAQYHINADIAYAVIQYYMITRDTEFMIHYGAEILFETARLWADIGHFHHNQFMIHSVTGPDEYTCVVDNNYYTNVMAKHNLKWAYKMYELLKDQSNHMTTIIESMELTKEEVEKWQKAYENMYLPYDKALGINPQDDTFLTKKIWEISSIPKNKFPLLLNYHPLLIYRYQICKQADTVLAHFLLEDEQGYETIEKSYHYYENITTHDSSLSFGVFSIMAAKVGEEQKAYDYFMKSARLDLDDHHGNTKHGIHTANMGGTYLGIVYGFGGLRIKEDIASLNPKKPSKWQEYAFKFIYQGRLVKVIVKENRIEILLEEGEALDIKVYEKVYTLESKLHIDLA, from the coding sequence ATGAGCTGGCTAGTTCAAGACAAAATTTATGAGGACAATAAAGTATTATTAAAAAATGAGAGCTTATTTAATGTATCCAATGGGTACATTGGTGTTAGGGGCAATTTTGAAGAAGGTTATGAAGCTGGCTTCGATACTATACGTGGCACCTATTTAAATGCATTTTATGAGGTTGAACCTATCACCTATGGTGAAAAGCTATACGGATTTCCAGATACAAAACAGAAGATTTTAAATGTAATAGATAGTCAAACCATCCATTTATATATAGAAGGTGAGTATTTCTCTCTTCATCAAGGAGAAGTACTTGATTTTACTAGAACGTTAGACATGAAGGAAGGTTCAGTAACGAGAAGCATCCATTGGCGTTCACCTAAAGGGCATGAAGTAAAGATCACTATTGAACGTCTAGCTTCCTTCAATACACTAGAGTTATTTCTTATTCGCTATACAGTAGAGGCTGTCAACTTTGATGGTGAAATAAAATTCTTATCATCAGTTGATGGTGATATCGTGAATTACACTGATGAAACGGATCCAAGAACAGGTGGGGGACATGGTAAGTGCTACGAGCAGTATGACGCAAAAGTAGTGGAGAATATGATACAAGTATCAACTACTACCATACATTCAAAACTGAAGGCTACCTGTACTTGTCATCATCATTTAAATGAAACATGTGAATTGAATTTTGAGAAACATGAGCGTAAAGTAACAGCGATTATCTCAACTGATATTGAAAGAAGTCAAAAGATCACATTAACAAAATACAATGTTTATACGGATGATAGACGACATGAGAGACCGGAAGAAGACGGAAAAGAGTTATTAAAGAAGGTCATCTATAGAGAGTTTGATTTTTATTTAGATGAGCAGATTCAATATCTAAAAAAGTTCTGGAAGAGTGCAGATATTACTATCCAGGGCGATGAGGACTTACAACAAGGTATCCACTATAATGTATATCAATTGCTACAATCTGTTGGAAAAGATAAATACAGTAATATTGCAGCGAAAGGAATGAGTGGAGAAGGTTATGAAGGTCATTATTTCTGGGACACAGAAATATATATTTTTCCATTCTTCTTATTAACACAACCTGAGTTAGCTAAAAAGCTTTTAATCTATCGTCACTCTATCTTAGATGGGGCACGTAATAGAGCTAAGGAAATGGGGCATGAAAGAGGTGCTCTTTATCCTTGGAGAACCATCAATGGCGATGAATGCTCACCATTCTTCCCAGCAGGAACAGCTCAGTATCATATTAATGCAGACATTGCCTATGCTGTCATTCAATACTACATGATAACAAGAGATACAGAATTTATGATTCATTATGGTGCTGAAATATTATTTGAGACAGCACGCCTTTGGGCTGATATTGGTCATTTCCACCATAATCAATTTATGATTCATTCTGTAACTGGACCTGATGAGTATACTTGTGTGGTAGATAACAACTATTATACAAATGTCATGGCTAAACACAATTTGAAATGGGCTTATAAAATGTATGAATTACTAAAGGACCAGTCGAACCATATGACAACAATCATAGAGTCAATGGAATTAACAAAAGAGGAAGTCGAGAAATGGCAAAAAGCCTATGAAAATATGTACTTACCATATGATAAAGCATTAGGTATTAACCCCCAAGATGATACTTTCTTAACCAAAAAAATATGGGAGATTAGTAGTATACCTAAGAATAAGTTTCCTTTATTGTTAAACTATCACCCTTTATTAATTTATCGTTATCAGATTTGTAAGCAAGCAGATACTGTATTGGCTCATTTTCTTTTGGAAGATGAACAAGGTTATGAGACTATAGAAAAGTCTTATCATTATTATGAAAACATTACCACACATGATTCATCCCTATCTTTTGGTGTTTTCTCCATAATGGCAGCTAAAGTAGGTGAAGAACAAAAAGCCTACGATTACTTTATGAAATCAGCAAGGTTAGATTTAGATGATCATCATGGTAATACAAAGCATGGTATTCATACGGCTAACATGGGTGGTACTTATCTTGGTATCGTCTATGGCTTCGGAGGATTAAGAATTAAAGAAGATATAGCTTCATTGAATCCTAAAAAGCCGAGCAAATGGCAAGAATATGCCTTTAAGTTCATTTATCAAGGTAGACTTGTTAAAGTAATAGTCAAAGAAAATAGAATAGAAATCCTTTTAGAAGAAGGCGAAGCTTTAGACATAAAAGTATATGAAAAAGTATATACGTTAGAATCAAAGCTTCATATAGACCTTGCTTAA
- a CDS encoding LysM peptidoglycan-binding domain-containing protein: MNRIYYDVRPGDSLYTISAFFKTTVDAIKEANKMETDEVYVGQRLIIPVMYYYVKPGETLYTIAELFKTTAQSIIQLNELESDRLVIDQPLLIPLYTQAIVTSDQVNIYRWAGSMYPVLATMKKGTKLPVMLQEDKWYNVMLHDGSRGYVNANDVEIEVVDGQKPISTILGFYTLEEGPALPSSFESFVRNTDELSEIGLFMYRISRSDPTKVDKFGEFTDEEVKKLVEIGHENNILMMPTVHNLLYERGNQEINKEVLHQMLATEESQNAFIASLVSLVEILDFDGVNIDFEDAYEEDEQLISDFYTKLGAVFDEKGYLLSADLPARITDEDVNPFSNPYDYATIGKAVDEFVVMLYNEHGWPGSGPGPVVSSGWMEKVLDYTITRVPKEKILAAVSVFGFDFNLDTDTANYATYDRAMELADQYGKEVIFDEETLTPMFSYTAEDGSQHEVWFENAESIKAKIDIAWDYGIKGIALWRLGMEDPEMWTMMREEVVVPKRT; encoded by the coding sequence ATGAATAGAATTTATTATGATGTGAGACCGGGAGATTCACTTTATACAATAAGTGCATTTTTTAAGACTACTGTTGATGCTATCAAAGAAGCAAATAAAATGGAGACAGATGAGGTTTATGTTGGACAGCGTTTAATCATTCCTGTGATGTATTATTACGTTAAACCGGGAGAAACCCTATATACTATTGCCGAACTCTTTAAAACCACGGCTCAGAGTATCATACAGCTGAATGAGTTAGAGAGTGATCGGCTTGTTATAGACCAGCCCCTATTAATTCCTTTATACACTCAAGCCATCGTTACCAGTGATCAGGTAAATATATACAGATGGGCAGGGAGTATGTATCCTGTTTTGGCTACAATGAAAAAGGGAACTAAGCTACCGGTTATGTTACAAGAAGATAAATGGTATAATGTTATGTTACATGATGGTTCAAGAGGTTATGTGAATGCCAATGATGTAGAAATAGAAGTAGTGGATGGTCAAAAGCCTATCTCCACTATTTTAGGGTTCTATACTTTAGAAGAAGGGCCAGCCTTACCTAGTTCATTTGAATCATTTGTTAGAAATACCGATGAGCTTTCTGAGATAGGGCTCTTTATGTATCGTATTAGTAGATCTGATCCCACAAAAGTAGATAAATTCGGTGAGTTTACTGATGAAGAAGTTAAAAAATTAGTTGAAATTGGTCATGAAAACAATATTCTTATGATGCCGACGGTTCATAATCTATTGTATGAACGAGGTAACCAAGAGATTAATAAGGAAGTATTGCATCAGATGTTAGCAACTGAAGAGTCGCAGAATGCCTTTATTGCATCATTAGTTAGTTTGGTAGAAATTCTTGATTTTGATGGCGTTAATATAGATTTTGAGGATGCCTATGAAGAAGATGAACAACTAATATCAGACTTTTATACAAAACTAGGTGCAGTCTTTGATGAAAAAGGCTACTTGTTGTCAGCAGATTTGCCTGCTAGAATAACTGATGAAGATGTTAATCCCTTTTCTAATCCATATGACTATGCCACTATAGGGAAAGCTGTAGATGAATTTGTTGTCATGCTCTATAATGAACATGGATGGCCTGGAAGTGGACCTGGTCCAGTTGTATCTTCAGGATGGATGGAGAAGGTTTTAGATTATACGATAACGCGAGTTCCAAAGGAAAAAATCCTAGCAGCCGTATCAGTCTTCGGTTTTGATTTCAACCTCGATACGGATACAGCCAATTATGCTACTTATGATCGGGCAATGGAGTTAGCTGATCAATATGGTAAAGAGGTTATTTTTGATGAAGAAACGCTAACACCGATGTTCAGTTATACAGCGGAAGATGGGTCTCAGCATGAGGTATGGTTTGAGAATGCTGAGAGTATTAAGGCAAAAATAGATATTGCCTGGGATTATGGGATTAAAGGCATAGCCCTTTGGAGACTTGGGATGGAAGATCCTGAGATGTGGACCATGATGAGAGAAGAGGTTGTGGTGCCAAAAAGGACATAA
- a CDS encoding fumarate hydratase, producing MREIHVSQITEAVAKMCIDANYYISDDIKEAFHTSIKEEVSPIGKDILGQLIDNSEVARDLQMPICQDTGMAVVFCEIGQEVHLVGGSIEEAINEGVRKGYEEGYLRKSVVNDPLIRENTKDNTPAVIYYNIVPGSEVEITVAPKGFGSENMSRIYMLKPADGIEGVKKAILEAVELAGPNACPPIIVGVGLGGTFDKAAYLAKKALLRPVGHSSEIPHIKELEDEMLTKINKLGIGPQGLGGKTTALDIHIETYPTHIAGLPVAINISCHVTRHVSKVL from the coding sequence ATGAGAGAAATTCATGTTAGTCAAATCACAGAAGCAGTTGCTAAAATGTGTATTGATGCTAATTATTACATTAGTGATGATATCAAAGAGGCATTTCATACATCAATTAAAGAGGAAGTTTCACCTATTGGTAAGGATATACTAGGTCAATTAATCGATAACTCGGAAGTAGCAAGAGATCTGCAAATGCCAATCTGCCAGGATACAGGTATGGCGGTAGTATTTTGTGAAATCGGGCAAGAAGTCCATTTGGTTGGTGGTTCCATAGAAGAAGCTATTAATGAAGGTGTAAGAAAAGGTTATGAAGAAGGATACTTAAGAAAATCTGTTGTTAATGATCCTTTAATTCGTGAAAATACAAAGGATAACACACCTGCTGTCATTTATTATAATATTGTTCCAGGCAGTGAAGTGGAAATTACAGTAGCTCCAAAAGGGTTTGGTAGCGAAAATATGAGTAGAATCTATATGCTTAAACCAGCTGATGGTATTGAAGGTGTAAAAAAGGCTATACTTGAAGCTGTAGAACTAGCAGGACCAAATGCATGCCCACCTATTATAGTAGGAGTGGGATTAGGTGGTACATTTGATAAAGCGGCATATTTGGCAAAGAAAGCTCTTTTAAGACCAGTTGGACATTCTTCTGAAATACCACATATTAAAGAACTGGAAGATGAGATGCTGACAAAGATCAACAAACTAGGTATTGGACCACAAGGATTAGGTGGCAAAACAACAGCCTTAGATATTCATATAGAAACCTATCCTACACATATAGCCGGTTTACCAGTAGCTATTAACATAAGTTGTCATGTAACACGACATGTCAGTAAGGTTTTATAG
- a CDS encoding Fe-S-containing hydro-lyase gives MMKEITTPFTKDKVAELKAGDSVLISGTIYTARDAAHKRLIDQMNNGEELPFDLKDAIIYYVGPAPAKEGRVIGSAGPTTSYRMDSYTTPLLEKGLNGMIGKGKRSEEVIDSIKKHKAIYFAAVGGAAALISDRIKSVEIIAYDDLGTEAIRKIEVEKFPAIVVLDSEGNNLYVSEREKYRE, from the coding sequence ATAATGAAAGAAATTACAACACCATTTACAAAAGATAAGGTAGCTGAGCTAAAAGCAGGGGACAGTGTATTAATATCAGGTACAATTTATACAGCAAGGGATGCGGCACATAAACGACTTATTGATCAAATGAATAATGGAGAAGAGTTACCCTTTGACTTAAAAGATGCGATTATCTACTATGTTGGTCCAGCACCAGCCAAAGAAGGTCGCGTTATTGGATCTGCAGGACCAACAACCAGTTATCGAATGGATTCTTACACGACCCCACTACTTGAAAAGGGCTTAAATGGCATGATCGGTAAGGGGAAAAGAAGTGAAGAAGTAATCGATAGTATTAAAAAGCATAAAGCCATTTATTTTGCAGCAGTAGGTGGGGCAGCAGCACTCATTTCAGACCGAATTAAAAGTGTAGAAATTATCGCTTATGATGATCTGGGAACTGAAGCCATTAGAAAGATAGAAGTGGAAAAGTTTCCAGCAATAGTGGTATTGGATAGTGAAGGAAACAATCTATACGTAAGCGAGCGAGAGAAATATAGAGAATAA